A single Brucella intermedia LMG 3301 DNA region contains:
- a CDS encoding aldose epimerase family protein gives MNSEIFGYAPDGQAVHRLTISNGPLTARIISWGAAIQDLRMEGHEAPLVIGYRDFADYPAHSPHLGAIAGRSANRIRNARFELDGTTYEVEPNFQGRHNLHGGRKGLGNRVWKITGTGPDFVTLATVAADGEMGFPGNLNVSCTYMLNADGTLIVRLEAVTDKTTVCNLLHHSYFNLDDGGEGDILDHQLKIEADAYMPVDEALIPDGRVLPVKGTPYDFRDFRPIRFEENGAQVQYDSNFCLAAARGPLRPCASVKGARSGIRLDISTTEPGVQFYAGNTMANDCIGLMGKPYGKHAGFCLEPQIWPGSLEYPYFPQAILRPGEIYAQTSHFSFSHER, from the coding sequence GTGAATTCGGAAATCTTTGGGTATGCACCGGACGGGCAGGCGGTTCACCGGCTCACTATCTCCAACGGCCCGCTGACGGCCAGGATCATAAGCTGGGGCGCGGCCATCCAGGATTTGCGCATGGAGGGCCACGAAGCCCCGCTGGTGATCGGTTATCGCGACTTTGCCGATTATCCGGCGCATTCCCCGCATTTGGGCGCGATTGCGGGCCGTTCGGCCAACCGTATCCGCAATGCCCGCTTTGAACTGGACGGAACGACCTATGAGGTCGAGCCGAATTTCCAGGGCCGTCACAACCTGCATGGCGGCCGCAAGGGATTGGGCAATCGCGTCTGGAAGATAACAGGGACGGGGCCGGATTTCGTGACGCTTGCCACGGTGGCCGCCGACGGCGAAATGGGCTTTCCCGGCAACCTGAATGTAAGCTGCACCTACATGCTGAACGCGGACGGAACGCTTATCGTTCGGCTGGAGGCAGTGACCGACAAGACGACCGTCTGCAACCTGTTGCATCACAGCTACTTCAATCTTGATGATGGCGGCGAAGGCGATATTCTCGATCACCAGCTTAAAATCGAGGCGGATGCCTATATGCCGGTCGATGAAGCTCTCATTCCGGACGGGCGCGTGCTGCCGGTCAAAGGGACTCCATATGATTTCCGGGATTTCCGCCCGATTCGCTTCGAGGAGAACGGCGCTCAGGTCCAGTATGACAGCAATTTCTGTCTGGCTGCGGCTCGCGGGCCCTTGCGTCCCTGCGCGTCAGTGAAGGGCGCGCGCTCCGGCATTCGCCTCGATATATCGACGACAGAGCCGGGCGTTCAGTTCTATGCGGGCAACACCATGGCCAATGACTGCATCGGCCTTATGGGCAAGCCCTACGGAAAACATGCAGGTTTCTGCCTGGAGCCGCAGATATGGCCCGGATCGCTGGAATATCCGTATTTCCCGCAGGCAATATTGCGTCCGGGCGAGATTTACGCCCAGACCAGCCATTTCAGCTTTTCACATGAAAGATAA
- a CDS encoding sugar kinase — MGGFASIGECMIELSGNEGDQWRMGFAGDTLNTAWYMRALMEKSYPVEYVTAFGEDSFSQKQRVFLTSNGIGIAHSPIIDGLHPGLYAITLNGAERSFTYWRSDAAARRLASDREALEKSLTGRDIIYFSGISVAIILPEHRDTFFDVLRQCRAAGSRIAFDPNFRHQLWPDRKAAQDIISEAMRIADIALPTFPDEQALFGDKDASACADRLAGLGVKEIVVKDGTEPALVVTGEERVLVPSVVAQAVDTTGAGDSFNGAYLAARLNGLAPVEAARKAHLVAARVVEIRGALAPMETARAAFAD; from the coding sequence ATGGGCGGATTTGCGTCTATCGGCGAATGCATGATCGAGCTTTCTGGCAATGAAGGCGACCAGTGGCGCATGGGTTTTGCGGGCGATACGCTCAACACTGCGTGGTACATGCGGGCGCTGATGGAAAAATCCTATCCCGTCGAATATGTGACCGCCTTCGGCGAGGACAGTTTCTCCCAGAAACAGCGCGTGTTCCTGACCTCCAACGGTATCGGTATCGCCCATAGCCCCATCATCGACGGGCTGCATCCCGGCCTTTATGCAATCACGCTCAACGGCGCCGAGCGCTCCTTCACCTATTGGCGCAGCGACGCCGCCGCAAGGCGTCTGGCCAGTGACCGCGAAGCGCTGGAAAAGAGCCTGACCGGCCGCGACATCATCTATTTCTCGGGTATTTCGGTCGCCATCATCCTGCCCGAGCATCGTGACACGTTCTTCGACGTCCTGCGGCAATGCCGCGCCGCCGGTTCGCGGATTGCCTTCGACCCGAATTTCCGCCACCAGCTGTGGCCGGACCGCAAGGCCGCGCAGGATATCATCAGCGAAGCAATGCGCATTGCCGATATTGCGCTGCCCACCTTCCCGGACGAACAGGCGCTCTTCGGCGACAAGGACGCTAGCGCCTGCGCTGATCGCCTTGCCGGGCTTGGCGTAAAAGAGATCGTCGTCAAGGACGGCACGGAACCCGCGCTCGTCGTCACCGGCGAGGAAAGAGTGCTGGTGCCTTCCGTCGTTGCGCAAGCGGTGGACACGACGGGCGCAGGCGACAGCTTCAACGGCGCCTATCTCGCGGCGCGGCTGAACGGGCTTGCCCCGGTGGAGGCAGCCCGCAAGGCGCATCTGGTTGCAGCCCGCGTGGTCGAGATACGCGGCGCGCTTGCCCCGATGGAAACCGCACGCGCCGCCTTTGCCGATTAG
- a CDS encoding alpha-D-ribose 1-methylphosphonate 5-triphosphate diphosphatase, protein MGNETVLRNARIVLADDVVLGSLKLVDGKIADISAGASSTGEDMEGDFLTPGLVELHTDHLEGHYAPRPKVRWNPIAAVQAHDAQIAASGITTVFDALRIGFDDDAETGIDDMRKLSSAIAEGRAAGRLRADHFLHLRCEVSAPDCLPAFEKFGNQPLVRLVSLMDHAPGQRQFTDIESYKTYFLRKLKFSEEEFRLYCERRIGQSQQYSAPTRKAIAELCHQRGVILASHDDATVEHVAEAQAQGIRVAEFPTTHTAAKASKVSGMSVLMGAPNVVRGGSHSGNVSARELAEAGNLDIISSDYIPASMMQSAFFLADVVESISLPQAIRLVSANPARAVGLEDRGEIVAGKRADLVRVQIADHVPIIRTVWREGRRVI, encoded by the coding sequence ATGGGAAATGAAACGGTTCTGCGCAACGCACGCATCGTGCTCGCCGACGACGTTGTCCTCGGTTCCCTGAAGCTCGTGGACGGCAAGATCGCCGATATTTCCGCCGGTGCATCCAGTACCGGCGAGGATATGGAAGGCGACTTCCTGACGCCCGGTCTGGTCGAGCTGCATACGGATCATCTCGAAGGGCACTATGCGCCGCGCCCGAAAGTGCGCTGGAACCCGATTGCCGCCGTGCAGGCCCACGATGCACAGATTGCCGCCTCGGGAATCACCACCGTTTTCGATGCCCTGCGCATCGGCTTCGATGACGACGCCGAAACGGGTATCGATGATATGCGCAAGCTTTCTTCGGCAATTGCCGAGGGCCGCGCGGCGGGGCGCTTGCGCGCCGACCATTTCCTGCATCTGCGCTGCGAGGTTTCAGCACCCGATTGCCTTCCGGCCTTTGAAAAATTCGGCAACCAGCCGCTGGTCAGGCTGGTGTCCCTGATGGATCACGCGCCGGGGCAGCGCCAGTTTACCGATATCGAAAGCTACAAGACCTATTTCCTCCGCAAGCTGAAATTCTCGGAAGAGGAGTTCAGGCTCTATTGCGAGCGCCGTATCGGCCAGTCGCAGCAATATTCCGCGCCGACGCGCAAGGCGATTGCCGAACTGTGCCATCAGCGCGGGGTTATTCTCGCAAGCCACGACGACGCGACCGTGGAGCATGTGGCGGAGGCGCAGGCGCAGGGGATACGTGTCGCCGAATTTCCAACGACCCACACGGCCGCCAAGGCTTCAAAAGTTTCCGGCATGTCGGTTCTGATGGGCGCGCCGAATGTTGTGCGCGGCGGTTCGCATTCTGGAAATGTCTCCGCGCGTGAACTGGCCGAGGCCGGAAATCTCGACATCATATCGTCGGACTATATCCCGGCCAGCATGATGCAATCGGCCTTTTTCCTCGCCGATGTCGTGGAAAGCATCTCCTTGCCGCAGGCCATTCGTCTGGTTTCCGCCAATCCTGCGCGCGCGGTGGGGCTGGAGGATCGCGGCGAGATCGTTGCCGGCAAGCGGGCCGACCTCGTCCGCGTTCAGATCGCCGATCACGTTCCGATCATCCGCACCGTCTGGCGCGAGGGGCGGCGGGTTATCTAG
- a CDS encoding HAD family hydrolase produces the protein MTSFSPFGKSFDAFLFDMDGTILSSIEATERVWSEWAIRHGIDPVTFLPTIHGVRAVETVRRLALPGVDPIREAEILLQAEMADLEGIAPIDGAHEFLSALPEDRWAIVTSAPLELARRRVAAAGLPMPKTIVSAEDVERGKPSPECFQLGAKRLGFDPHNCLVFEDAPAGIVAGETAGASVVVVTATHPHSPQTSHLSIQSYRNLQLDILSDGRLGLEPTAPDPVG, from the coding sequence GTGACCTCCTTTTCCCCTTTCGGCAAATCATTCGATGCGTTTCTGTTCGACATGGACGGCACGATATTGAGTTCCATCGAAGCAACCGAACGGGTGTGGAGCGAATGGGCGATACGCCATGGCATCGATCCGGTTACATTCCTGCCGACCATCCACGGTGTTCGGGCAGTGGAAACCGTCCGCCGCCTTGCCCTGCCCGGCGTCGACCCGATCCGCGAGGCGGAAATATTGCTTCAGGCCGAAATGGCCGATCTGGAAGGCATCGCGCCCATCGATGGCGCGCATGAGTTTCTGAGCGCGCTGCCGGAAGACCGCTGGGCGATTGTAACCTCTGCGCCGCTCGAACTGGCGCGCCGTCGCGTCGCGGCGGCGGGATTGCCGATGCCCAAGACAATCGTGTCAGCCGAAGATGTCGAGCGCGGCAAGCCGAGCCCCGAATGCTTCCAGCTTGGCGCGAAGCGGCTTGGCTTCGACCCGCACAACTGCCTTGTGTTCGAGGATGCGCCAGCCGGTATCGTTGCCGGAGAAACCGCCGGTGCGAGCGTTGTCGTGGTAACCGCGACGCATCCGCATTCGCCCCAGACTTCCCATCTCAGCATCCAGAGCTATCGCAATCTGCAGCTCGATATCCTGAGCGACGGCAGGCTGGGGCTGGAACCGACAGCGCCAGACCCTGTAGGCTAG
- the dusA gene encoding tRNA dihydrouridine(20/20a) synthase DusA yields the protein MTEIKSKNRNYPNVRFAVAPMIDWSDRHCRYFHRLFSSHALLYTEMVVADAIIHGPRDRLLGFDAAEHPVALQLGGSDPAKLKEAAKIGADYGYDEINLNVGCPSDRVQSGTFGACLMQTPDVVARCVSAMKEAVSVPVTVKCRTGVDDQDVEVALDTLADMTLDAGADALWVHARKAWLKGLSPKENREIPPLDYDRVYRLKARLGDVFVGINGGITTLDEAEQHLQTVDAVMLGRAAYHNPELLAEVDVRLYGGEQRDTSMAGIIDEMCAYIDRHIAAGGRLSHVSRHMVGLFTGQPGARRWRQILSTDATRPGATSDVLRQAHAVVTEAAAEAA from the coding sequence ATGACTGAAATAAAATCAAAAAACCGCAACTATCCGAACGTTCGTTTTGCCGTCGCGCCGATGATCGATTGGTCGGACAGGCATTGCCGGTATTTTCACAGGCTCTTTTCCAGTCATGCATTGCTCTATACCGAAATGGTCGTGGCGGATGCCATCATCCATGGCCCGCGCGACCGGTTGCTGGGCTTCGACGCGGCCGAACATCCGGTTGCGCTGCAACTTGGCGGTTCCGACCCGGCAAAGCTGAAAGAGGCGGCGAAGATCGGCGCCGATTACGGCTATGATGAAATCAATCTCAATGTCGGCTGCCCGTCGGATCGCGTGCAGTCCGGTACATTCGGAGCCTGCCTCATGCAGACCCCGGATGTGGTGGCGCGCTGCGTTTCAGCCATGAAGGAGGCGGTTTCCGTGCCTGTCACAGTCAAATGCCGCACCGGCGTTGACGATCAGGATGTGGAGGTTGCGCTCGACACTTTGGCCGATATGACGCTTGACGCGGGAGCGGATGCGCTTTGGGTCCATGCCCGCAAGGCCTGGCTGAAAGGGCTCTCGCCGAAGGAGAACCGCGAGATTCCGCCGCTTGACTATGATCGCGTCTATCGCCTCAAGGCGCGGCTCGGCGATGTTTTCGTCGGCATTAACGGCGGCATCACTACGCTTGATGAGGCAGAGCAACACTTGCAGACGGTCGACGCGGTGATGCTCGGTCGCGCCGCTTATCACAATCCTGAACTTCTGGCAGAGGTGGATGTGCGCCTTTATGGCGGCGAACAGCGCGATACCTCGATGGCAGGCATCATCGACGAGATGTGCGCTTATATCGATCGCCATATCGCGGCGGGCGGCAGGCTGTCCCATGTGAGCCGCCATATGGTCGGACTTTTTACCGGGCAGCCGGGTGCACGGCGCTGGCGGCAAATCCTTTCGACGGATGCCACCAGGCCGGGGGCAACTAGCGATGTGCTGCGTCAGGCCCATGCCGTCGTGACCGAAGCGGCAGCAGAAGCAGCTTAA
- a CDS encoding TIGR02281 family clan AA aspartic protease, whose protein sequence is MGRFFWLIIAAVAVVVLLLMSNNDGGSTLGMDNDVFARAAYLGIWGVVLAAGLLGSGIKLTDFARNMAVWAVIILALVAGYQYRYELQDVASRVTAGLVPGSPISGRNADGALTVTLAKAANGHFEVNGRVNGARVHFLVDTGASSVVLSQQDAERAGIDTASLNYSVPIMTANGTASAAVITIATLQIGDIERQNVRAMVTKEGLMTGSLLGMNFLQTLGGFTVRGDQLILID, encoded by the coding sequence ATGGGGCGCTTTTTCTGGCTCATTATTGCGGCAGTCGCCGTTGTCGTCCTGCTGCTGATGTCCAACAATGACGGCGGCTCAACGCTGGGCATGGACAATGACGTGTTTGCCCGCGCCGCCTATCTGGGCATATGGGGCGTCGTGCTTGCCGCCGGCCTGCTCGGTTCCGGTATCAAACTGACCGACTTTGCGCGCAACATGGCCGTTTGGGCCGTGATCATTCTCGCCCTCGTTGCGGGCTACCAGTACCGTTACGAGTTGCAGGACGTTGCAAGCCGGGTCACGGCGGGGCTGGTGCCGGGAAGCCCTATTTCGGGCCGCAATGCCGATGGTGCGCTGACCGTAACGCTTGCAAAGGCTGCCAACGGCCATTTCGAGGTGAACGGACGTGTGAACGGAGCACGCGTTCATTTTCTGGTCGATACCGGCGCGTCCTCGGTCGTCCTGTCCCAGCAGGATGCGGAGCGCGCAGGCATAGACACGGCCTCGCTCAACTATTCCGTTCCGATCATGACGGCCAATGGCACGGCAAGCGCGGCAGTCATCACCATCGCCACCTTGCAGATCGGCGATATCGAACGCCAGAATGTGCGCGCCATGGTGACGAAGGAAGGGCTGATGACCGGCAGCCTGCTCGGCATGAATTTTCTGCAGACGCTCGGCGGTTTCACCGTCCGCGGCGACCAGCTTATTCTGATCGATTAA
- a CDS encoding DUF1289 domain-containing protein, translated as MDMSTIESPCILICTIDTETGFCLGCARTLDEIARWSSMSAEERTAVLSLLADRHEIIVEKRIG; from the coding sequence ATGGATATGTCAACCATCGAATCCCCGTGCATATTGATATGCACGATCGACACGGAAACCGGTTTCTGCCTCGGCTGCGCGCGGACGCTTGATGAAATCGCACGCTGGTCCAGCATGAGCGCGGAAGAGCGAACAGCCGTCCTGTCGCTTCTCGCCGACAGGCACGAAATCATCGTAGAAAAGAGAATTGGCTGA
- a CDS encoding adenosylcobinamide-GDP ribazoletransferase: MQRNSLLGDTIRSLGFLSRLPLPQRWFENGDDSLPRNARAFPLAGAVLGLLAGIVLYAAHGMNLPPLACALLAIGALAAMTGALHEDGLGDTADGFFGASSADRRLDIMKDSRIGTFAALALIVIVGVKASFLMAIIDRAGAGYAVLALIGCEAASRAGMLAFWHALPSARPGGLSDSVGQPQWETVVCGSGIGLAVLVLTLLPSGGFLALINALVLVTVLIFGFARLCMAKIGGQTGDTLGAAQQIGSIAVLAGLVMAL, translated from the coding sequence TTGCAGCGAAATAGTCTCCTTGGCGACACGATCCGCAGCCTCGGCTTTCTGAGCCGCCTGCCGCTTCCGCAACGCTGGTTTGAAAACGGCGATGATTCGTTGCCGCGCAATGCACGGGCATTTCCGCTCGCGGGAGCCGTGCTGGGACTGCTGGCGGGTATCGTGCTTTACGCGGCCCATGGAATGAATCTCCCGCCCCTTGCCTGTGCGCTGCTCGCGATTGGCGCGCTGGCGGCGATGACCGGCGCGCTACACGAAGATGGGCTGGGCGATACTGCCGATGGCTTTTTCGGCGCCTCTTCCGCCGATCGCAGGCTGGATATCATGAAGGATTCCCGCATCGGGACTTTCGCCGCGCTTGCCCTGATCGTCATTGTCGGTGTGAAAGCGTCTTTCCTGATGGCGATCATCGACCGCGCGGGCGCAGGATATGCAGTGCTTGCGCTGATCGGCTGCGAAGCGGCAAGCCGCGCCGGCATGCTTGCGTTCTGGCATGCGCTGCCCTCGGCGCGTCCGGGCGGGCTTTCCGACAGCGTCGGCCAACCGCAATGGGAGACCGTTGTTTGCGGCTCCGGCATCGGGCTGGCCGTTCTTGTCCTTACACTGCTACCTTCCGGCGGTTTCCTGGCGCTCATCAATGCGCTGGTGTTGGTGACCGTCCTGATTTTCGGCTTCGCCCGACTTTGCATGGCAAAAATAGGCGGACAGACGGGAGATACTCTGGGCGCGGCACAGCAGATCGGTTCGATTGCCGTGCTCGCCGGGCTTGTCATGGCCCTTTGA
- the cobT gene encoding nicotinate-nucleotide--dimethylbenzimidazole phosphoribosyltransferase, translated as MSASGLPFDDFRELIRNLPGPDLGAERAVREREATLTKPAGSLGRMEEIAAWLAAWTGKRTPQINRPLVAVFAGNHGVTAKNITPFPPSVTAQMVENFAAGGAAINQICIANDLGLKVFDLALEHPTGDITEEPAMDERTCAATMAFGMEAIAGGTDLLCIGEMGIGNTTIAAAIALALFGGTAEDWVGPGTGSTGELLERKLAAVRKAVALHQAHLQDPLEVLSRLGGREVAAMAGAILAARMEKIPVIVDGFVASAAAAVLYAANPEAIDHCLFGHVSAEPGHRKLLAKMGKQPLLDMGMRLGEGTGAALAAGIVKAAALCHGGMATFEQAGISGSK; from the coding sequence ATGAGCGCCAGCGGCCTACCTTTTGACGATTTCCGGGAACTGATCCGCAATCTGCCGGGGCCTGATCTGGGGGCGGAAAGGGCCGTTCGCGAGCGTGAGGCTACGCTGACGAAGCCCGCAGGTTCGCTGGGGCGCATGGAAGAGATCGCGGCATGGCTTGCCGCATGGACCGGAAAGCGCACGCCGCAGATCAATCGCCCGCTGGTTGCGGTGTTTGCCGGCAATCATGGCGTGACGGCCAAGAACATCACGCCGTTTCCGCCGAGCGTGACGGCACAGATGGTCGAAAATTTTGCAGCCGGGGGCGCGGCCATCAATCAGATCTGTATCGCCAACGATCTTGGGCTGAAAGTTTTCGATCTGGCGCTGGAACATCCGACAGGCGACATAACGGAAGAGCCGGCCATGGATGAGCGCACCTGCGCCGCGACCATGGCCTTTGGCATGGAAGCGATTGCCGGTGGAACCGACCTCCTGTGCATCGGCGAAATGGGCATCGGCAATACCACGATTGCGGCGGCCATCGCGCTGGCGCTTTTCGGCGGAACAGCGGAAGACTGGGTTGGACCCGGCACGGGCTCGACGGGCGAACTGCTTGAGCGCAAGCTTGCCGCCGTGCGCAAGGCGGTTGCGCTCCATCAGGCGCATCTGCAGGACCCGCTGGAGGTTTTGAGCCGCCTCGGTGGCCGCGAAGTCGCGGCCATGGCTGGCGCAATCCTCGCGGCGCGCATGGAAAAAATCCCGGTCATCGTCGACGGCTTCGTGGCAAGCGCTGCGGCGGCGGTGCTCTATGCCGCCAATCCGGAAGCCATCGATCATTGCCTGTTCGGTCATGTTTCCGCCGAGCCGGGCCATCGCAAGCTTCTCGCGAAGATGGGCAAGCAGCCGCTGCTCGACATGGGAATGCGCCTCGGAGAAGGCACGGGCGCTGCGCTCGCAGCCGGTATCGTCAAGGCGGCGGCACTATGCCATGGCGGTATGGCGACGTTCGAACAGGCTGGAATATCCGGCTCGAAATAA
- a CDS encoding Lrp/AsnC family transcriptional regulator — protein MDRLDRKILRLLQEDATLAVADVAKKVGLSTTPCWRRIQKLEEDGVIKRRVAILDPVRVNARVTVFVSVRTSSHSHEWLKRFSEVVQEFPEVIEFYRMSGDVDYLLRVAVPDIAAYDAFYKRLISKIEIRDVSSSFAMEQIKYTTELPLDYMVLDKDNN, from the coding sequence ATGGACAGGCTCGACAGGAAGATACTGCGCTTATTGCAGGAAGACGCGACACTTGCGGTGGCAGACGTTGCCAAGAAAGTTGGCCTTTCCACGACGCCGTGCTGGCGCCGCATCCAGAAGCTGGAAGAAGATGGCGTCATCAAGCGCCGTGTGGCCATTCTCGATCCGGTTCGCGTCAATGCGCGGGTGACGGTGTTCGTATCGGTGCGCACAAGTTCGCACAGCCACGAATGGCTGAAGCGCTTTTCCGAAGTGGTTCAGGAGTTTCCTGAAGTCATCGAATTCTATCGCATGAGCGGTGACGTGGATTATCTGCTGCGCGTGGCCGTGCCGGACATTGCCGCCTATGACGCCTTCTACAAGCGCCTGATCAGCAAGATCGAAATCCGCGACGTGTCGTCGTCCTTCGCCATGGAGCAGATCAAATACACGACCGAACTGCCGCTCGACTACATGGTGCTCGACAAAGACAACAACTAG
- a CDS encoding uracil-DNA glycosylase family protein encodes MEFMEKLDELKHSIRACRICRDTPRFPPPLPHEPNPVCIVSDTAKIGICSQAPGIRVHNTSLPFNDPSGDRLRQWLGVSREEFYDPSRFAIVPMGFCFPGYDKHGGDLPPRRECRQTWHDRVFAAMPQLEFILVVGQYALAYHLPDYRGRNLTETVRNWRHFMETPNQAGRIALPLPHPSWRNSGWLKRNPWFDAEVVPVLQAKVRHLIGDDK; translated from the coding sequence ATGGAATTCATGGAAAAACTGGACGAGCTCAAACACTCGATCCGGGCCTGCCGTATCTGTCGCGACACACCGCGGTTTCCACCGCCCCTGCCGCACGAGCCCAATCCCGTCTGTATCGTCTCGGATACCGCGAAAATCGGCATTTGCAGCCAGGCTCCCGGCATTCGAGTCCATAACACATCGTTGCCGTTCAACGACCCATCCGGGGATCGCCTGCGGCAATGGCTCGGCGTGTCACGCGAAGAGTTTTATGATCCGTCACGCTTCGCCATCGTACCGATGGGCTTCTGCTTCCCAGGCTATGACAAACATGGCGGCGATCTTCCGCCGCGCCGCGAATGCCGCCAGACGTGGCATGACCGCGTTTTCGCCGCGATGCCGCAGCTGGAATTCATTCTGGTGGTCGGGCAATACGCCCTTGCCTATCACCTGCCCGACTATCGGGGCCGCAATCTGACCGAGACCGTCAGGAACTGGCGGCATTTCATGGAGACGCCCAATCAGGCGGGGCGAATCGCGCTGCCCCTGCCTCATCCTTCCTGGCGCAACTCCGGCTGGCTCAAGCGAAATCCGTGGTTCGACGCTGAAGTGGTGCCTGTTCTTCAGGCAAAAGTGCGACACCTCATCGGCGACGATAAATAA
- a CDS encoding thermonuclease family protein has translation MSRYRRPYRRPYRQPRKSNGISFRSILLTILLFSFLAVLIAYLPIRSAPREALAGPVYVIDGDTVILGKIHIRLKGIDAPEMQQQCIRAGTPYDCGREARNLLRSRIGKSSIRCETEGRDQYGRELARCYLGETDLNGWMVEQGWAVSYGDYQREERDARRGQRGIWAGKFEQPSLWRKEHHSPNVEQPAEHKPPLAVIRDAFTYIREHIRTFMK, from the coding sequence ATGAGCAGATACCGCCGTCCCTACAGACGTCCCTATCGCCAGCCCCGCAAAAGCAATGGCATAAGTTTTCGCAGTATCCTTTTGACTATATTGCTTTTTTCTTTTTTAGCCGTGCTGATCGCCTATCTGCCGATCCGGTCGGCACCCAGGGAGGCATTGGCGGGCCCGGTCTATGTGATCGACGGCGACACGGTGATCCTTGGCAAGATTCATATACGCCTCAAGGGTATCGACGCGCCGGAGATGCAGCAGCAATGTATCCGGGCGGGAACTCCTTACGATTGCGGCAGGGAGGCCCGTAACCTTCTGCGATCCAGAATCGGCAAGTCCTCGATTCGCTGCGAGACGGAAGGACGGGATCAGTATGGCCGCGAACTGGCCCGCTGTTATCTTGGAGAAACCGATCTCAACGGCTGGATGGTCGAACAGGGCTGGGCCGTTTCCTATGGCGATTATCAGCGAGAGGAAAGAGATGCCCGCCGCGGCCAGCGCGGCATATGGGCCGGAAAATTCGAGCAGCCCTCCCTGTGGCGCAAGGAACATCACAGCCCGAACGTTGAACAGCCAGCCGAACACAAACCGCCCCTGGCTGTAATCCGCGATGCATTTACCTATATAAGGGAACACATTCGCACCTTCATGAAATGA
- a CDS encoding tetratricopeptide repeat protein encodes MRIRSFSYSALAMALGFAIACNSAFAFDLNDDSEKSRSPFELFKFGFSAYKNGHKDEAIKALRYAADRGHQGAKWKLARMYADGDGVPENDYEAYKIFEKIVREGSEPGSENDSYVADALVALAGYVKRGIPGSPVNANPSMARDLYVQAASNFGDSAAQFELGKMLLDGDGGERNSVQAARWFQLAAKKGNAGAQAMLGNMLFQAGKTVRGLAMMTAAFERCPAEDCPWIRDMQEQAFSIAGEADRRNAIALSGDYKGDF; translated from the coding sequence ATGCGTATCCGCAGTTTTTCATATAGCGCCCTTGCCATGGCTCTCGGCTTCGCCATTGCCTGCAACAGCGCCTTTGCTTTCGATCTCAATGACGATTCAGAAAAGTCGAGAAGCCCGTTTGAACTGTTCAAGTTCGGCTTCTCCGCCTACAAGAACGGTCATAAGGACGAAGCGATCAAGGCGCTGCGCTATGCTGCGGATCGCGGTCATCAGGGCGCCAAGTGGAAACTGGCCCGCATGTATGCCGATGGCGACGGCGTGCCTGAAAACGATTACGAAGCCTACAAGATTTTTGAAAAGATCGTTCGCGAAGGTTCGGAGCCGGGTTCGGAAAACGACTCCTATGTGGCGGATGCCCTCGTGGCGCTCGCAGGCTATGTAAAGCGCGGCATCCCGGGGTCGCCGGTTAATGCCAATCCGAGCATGGCGCGCGATCTTTATGTGCAGGCTGCATCGAATTTCGGTGATTCCGCAGCCCAGTTCGAGCTTGGCAAGATGCTGCTCGATGGAGACGGCGGAGAACGCAATTCCGTCCAGGCAGCCCGCTGGTTCCAGCTTGCAGCCAAGAAAGGCAATGCCGGTGCGCAGGCCATGCTTGGAAACATGCTGTTTCAGGCCGGCAAGACCGTTCGCGGCCTTGCCATGATGACGGCGGCTTTCGAACGCTGCCCCGCCGAGGATTGCCCGTGGATACGCGATATGCAGGAACAGGCTTTCTCGATTGCCGGTGAAGCGGACCGCCGCAACGCGATCGCTCTCTCCGGCGATTACAAGGGCGATTTCTGA